A genome region from Deinococcus sp. KNUC1210 includes the following:
- a CDS encoding nucleoside triphosphate pyrophosphohydrolase: MPKLVRDRIPELFGGRVLAELSGEAHAESLRAKLQEEMGEFLQSGEPEELADVLEVLHALAALQGLTPAGLEHLRATTAAARGGFGRGLWWTP; encoded by the coding sequence ATGCCGAAGCTGGTGCGCGACCGGATTCCCGAGCTGTTCGGCGGGCGCGTCCTGGCGGAACTGAGCGGAGAAGCCCACGCGGAATCGCTGCGGGCCAAGCTTCAGGAAGAGATGGGCGAGTTCCTGCAAAGCGGCGAGCCGGAAGAACTGGCCGACGTGCTGGAGGTGCTGCATGCGCTGGCAGCGCTGCAAGGTCTGACGCCCGCTGGTCTGGAACATCTGCGGGCCACCACAGCCGCGGCACGCGGCGGGTTCGGGCGCGGGCTGTGGTGGACGCCCTGA